Proteins from a single region of Theobroma cacao cultivar B97-61/B2 chromosome 10, Criollo_cocoa_genome_V2, whole genome shotgun sequence:
- the LOC18587280 gene encoding aquaporin SIP1-1 encodes MGVIKAAIGDALLTSMWVFSMPTLRIFTGKIATFLGVQALPLAPLFITTILVSCLVFLFSLIGEALGGASFNPTASLTFYAAGLKKNSSLLSMAVRFPAQAAGGVAGVKAILQVIPGEYKKFIKGPSLNVDLHTGAIAEGVLTFGLSLALLVILVRGPKNPLIKLWLMAASTVGLVTTGSKYTGPSMNPANAFGWAYQNNWHNSWELYYVYWIGPLTGATLAAWVFRFLLSSPPPPSKEKKA; translated from the coding sequence ATGGGAGTGATCAAGGCAGCCATAGGAGATGCCCTGTTGACATCCATGTGGGTGTTTAGCATGCCTACGCTAAGGATTTTTACAGGCAAAATAGCAACTTTCCTTGGTGTCCAAGCCCTCCCCTTGGCTCCTCTCTTTATCACCACCATCCTTGTCAGTTGTTTAGTTTTCCTCTTCAGCTTGATTGGAGAAGCTTTGGGTGGTGCCAGCTTCAACCCCACAGCTTCTCTCACTTTCTATGCCGCCGGTCTCAAGAAAAACTCCTCTCTCCTCTCCATGGCCGTACGTTTTCCTGCTCAGGCTGCGGGTGGAGTTGCTGGTGTCAAGGCAATCCTGCAAGTGATTCCGGGGGAATACAAGAAATTCATCAAAGGACCTTCCCTGAATGTGGATTTGCATACAGGGGCAATTGCTGAAGGGGTTTTGACTTTTGGGCTCAGCCTTGCTCTCCTTGTGATTCTGGTCAGAGGTCCTAAAAACCCTTTGATTAAGCTGTGGTTAATGGCTGCGTCAACTGTGGGATTGGTTACAACAGGTTCCAAATACACTGGACCTTCCATGAATCCAGCCAATGCCTTTGGATGGGCATATCAGAACAACTGGCACAATTCTTGGGAGCTTTACTATGTTTATTGGATTGGTCCTTTGACTGGGGCAACTTTGGCTGCTTGGGTTTTCAGATTCCTGCTTTCTTCTCCTCCACCACCATCCAAGGAGAAgaaagcttga